In Streptomyces sp. SLBN-118, the following are encoded in one genomic region:
- a CDS encoding TetR/AcrR family transcriptional regulator yields the protein MGAVKGAKATRMPRAVRERQMMDAAVQTFGQRGYRAASMDEIAELAGVSKPLVYLYLNSKEELFTACIRREAEALVAAVQAAVEPGLAADRQLWTGLAAFFTHTADNPYGWAVLHRQARTHGEPFAAEVAVMREAIVAVVTGLIGAAAREAHRDHELADRDVAGFAQALVGAAESLAGWANESEDVSAKEAAGTLMNFAWMGLENLMHGESWPHTR from the coding sequence ATGGGTGCTGTGAAGGGCGCGAAGGCCACACGCATGCCGCGTGCCGTCCGAGAGCGGCAGATGATGGACGCGGCCGTGCAGACCTTCGGACAGCGCGGCTACCGCGCGGCCTCCATGGATGAGATCGCGGAACTCGCCGGGGTCTCCAAGCCCCTGGTCTATCTGTACCTGAACTCCAAGGAAGAGCTCTTCACTGCATGCATCAGGCGTGAGGCGGAGGCGCTGGTCGCCGCCGTGCAGGCGGCCGTCGAGCCGGGGCTCGCGGCCGACCGGCAACTCTGGACCGGGCTCGCGGCGTTCTTCACGCACACCGCCGACAATCCGTACGGCTGGGCGGTGCTGCACCGTCAGGCGCGTACGCACGGGGAGCCTTTCGCCGCCGAGGTGGCGGTGATGCGGGAAGCCATCGTGGCGGTGGTGACCGGACTGATCGGCGCCGCGGCCCGTGAGGCGCACCGGGATCACGAGCTCGCGGACCGGGATGTCGCCGGGTTCGCTCAGGCGCTGGTGGGCGCGGCCGAATCGCTCGCCGGGTGGGCGAACGAATCGGAGGACGTCTCGGCGAAGGAAGCGGCCGGGACGCTGATGAACTTCGCCTGGATGGGGCTGGAGAATCTCATGCACGGGGAGAGCTGGCCGCACACCCGCTGA
- a CDS encoding glycosyltransferase: MKPSVCLCMIVKNEANVIERCLASVRDLVDTWVISDTGSTDGTQKLIRTALDGIPGELHEEPWVDFGHNRSQNIRHALGKADYLLLLDADHVVRQKGRLPRLTADSYMLRHEGALEYRIKRLVRGDIPWRYEGVTHEYLTADSEVTQQNLDALVIEDYADGGSRHDKFERDARLLSAELERDPANTRTVFYLAQTMRDMGETAEAITLYERRAEMGGWGEEVYYSLLQSGILRADSGDWPSGMDALSRAWESRPQRLEACYELASRLRRQGRHHSAHAIVRAVLGRKQPDDILFIQPWVYRWGLLFEYSISAYWVGDVAGSLQACDRLLSMSDLPERHREQTVTNRGFSERRLGPGAAVGRQRPARARGSRRRV; encoded by the coding sequence GTGAAGCCGTCCGTGTGCCTGTGCATGATCGTCAAGAACGAGGCGAACGTCATCGAGCGATGCCTCGCCTCCGTGCGTGACCTGGTGGACACCTGGGTGATCTCCGACACCGGCTCGACCGACGGAACCCAGAAGCTGATCCGTACGGCACTGGACGGCATTCCCGGCGAACTTCACGAGGAGCCCTGGGTCGACTTCGGCCACAACCGGAGCCAGAACATCAGGCACGCCCTGGGCAAGGCCGACTATCTGCTTCTCCTCGACGCCGACCACGTGGTCCGGCAGAAGGGCCGACTTCCCAGGCTGACCGCCGATTCGTACATGCTGCGGCACGAAGGGGCGTTGGAGTACCGCATCAAGCGCCTGGTCCGGGGAGACATCCCGTGGCGATATGAGGGTGTCACCCACGAATACCTCACGGCCGACAGCGAGGTCACTCAGCAGAATCTCGACGCACTCGTCATCGAGGACTACGCCGACGGCGGCTCGCGGCACGACAAGTTCGAGCGGGACGCGCGCCTGTTGAGTGCCGAACTCGAGCGCGACCCCGCCAACACACGTACGGTCTTCTATCTCGCCCAGACCATGCGCGACATGGGCGAGACCGCCGAGGCGATCACCCTGTACGAGCGCCGCGCCGAGATGGGGGGCTGGGGCGAGGAGGTGTACTACTCGCTCCTGCAGTCCGGGATCCTCCGGGCGGATTCCGGCGACTGGCCGTCGGGTATGGACGCCCTCTCCCGTGCCTGGGAGTCGCGCCCGCAACGGCTCGAAGCGTGTTACGAACTGGCCTCACGGCTGCGCAGACAGGGCCGCCATCACTCGGCGCACGCGATCGTCCGTGCCGTGCTCGGCAGGAAGCAGCCCGACGACATCCTGTTCATCCAGCCGTGGGTGTACCGCTGGGGACTGCTGTTCGAGTACTCGATCTCGGCCTACTGGGTGGGCGACGTGGCCGGCTCGCTCCAGGCCTGCGACCGTCTGCTGTCGATGTCCGACCTGCCCGAGCGCCATCGGGAGCAGACCGTCACGAACCGGGGATTCTCCGAGCGGCGCCTGGGGCCGGGAGCAGCGGTGGGACGCCAGCGACCCGCCCGGGCGCGAGGCTCCCGCCGGCGCGTGTGA
- a CDS encoding DUF4229 domain-containing protein, whose protein sequence is MSAKSSAAIRYTTLRLAIFIGCFVVVGGLVQVGALPKGLGDSNFVWVVLLALVLSAPLSFVLLRKQRDAMSEQIAGTVDRTKARLEANRSQEDGAVQ, encoded by the coding sequence GTGTCCGCCAAGTCGAGCGCCGCGATCCGGTACACCACCCTGCGCCTGGCCATCTTCATCGGCTGCTTTGTCGTCGTGGGCGGCCTGGTCCAGGTCGGCGCCCTGCCCAAGGGGCTCGGCGACTCGAACTTCGTCTGGGTCGTCCTGCTCGCGCTCGTGCTGTCCGCGCCGCTGAGCTTCGTACTGCTGCGCAAGCAGCGCGACGCCATGTCCGAGCAGATCGCCGGCACGGTCGACAGGACCAAGGCCCGTCTTGAAGCCAACCGGTCGCAGGAGGACGGCGCCGTTCAGTAG
- a CDS encoding DUF2079 domain-containing protein, whose product MHASPTSGTTLPPQHSEFDRQSPAETVQTGRPGVARWMWVLAGALFLLYAALSLRIHQRMLSNSYDLGIFEQVVQSYAHGHLPVSELKGPDFPVLGDHFSPILALVAPLYWMWPSPNALLVAQAVLVAASVLPLTVWANRTLGSLAAAVIGVAYGLSWGVASAVGFDFHEVAFAVPLLSLSLTALANDRLRAAALWALPLLLVKEDLGLTVAVIGLLIARRGDRRLGIMTASAGAAGVVLALLVVLPAVNPSGSFAYWFYLDSPGGSEGGPGDLLYKYTVGLFTPQPKMSTLVLVLAPTLFLAVRSPLLWIALPTLIWRGASSNTVHWDTGFHYSLVLMPIVFAAFVDALVRRRSSASSLRRYLAGSVAITVLLLPQFPLWQLVQPATWRTDPRIAVAHRLMDRIPQGATVQASSHLVPQLTSRTRVSLFGWYSSRPFPQWIMVDTRVPQDRRWPLTVAEEKFKLDSARRKGYRTVAARDGFVLLKSTDGPKASGSWTELNGLPNHE is encoded by the coding sequence ATGCACGCATCCCCCACCAGCGGCACCACCCTCCCACCGCAGCATTCGGAATTCGACAGACAATCGCCTGCGGAGACGGTTCAGACAGGTCGCCCCGGCGTCGCACGGTGGATGTGGGTCCTGGCGGGAGCTCTGTTTCTCCTTTATGCGGCGCTGTCCCTGCGCATCCATCAGCGGATGCTCTCCAACAGCTACGACCTGGGAATCTTCGAGCAGGTCGTCCAGTCCTACGCACACGGGCACCTGCCCGTCTCCGAACTGAAGGGTCCGGACTTTCCCGTCCTGGGGGACCACTTCTCACCCATCCTGGCCCTGGTGGCACCGCTCTACTGGATGTGGCCGTCGCCGAACGCCCTGCTCGTGGCACAGGCGGTGCTGGTCGCCGCGAGCGTTCTGCCGCTGACCGTCTGGGCCAACCGGACTCTGGGCTCCCTGGCCGCCGCGGTCATCGGCGTCGCCTACGGCCTTTCCTGGGGTGTCGCGAGCGCGGTCGGCTTCGACTTCCATGAAGTGGCCTTCGCCGTCCCTCTTCTCTCCCTTTCACTGACGGCTCTCGCGAACGACCGGCTGCGCGCGGCGGCCCTCTGGGCTCTTCCCCTGCTGCTGGTGAAGGAAGACCTCGGGCTCACGGTGGCCGTGATCGGTCTCCTCATCGCCCGGCGCGGCGACCGAAGGCTCGGGATCATGACCGCGTCGGCCGGCGCGGCCGGGGTCGTACTGGCGCTGCTGGTGGTTCTGCCGGCTGTCAATCCGAGTGGGTCCTTCGCCTATTGGTTCTACCTGGACAGCCCGGGAGGAAGTGAAGGCGGACCGGGAGACCTGCTGTACAAGTACACGGTCGGTCTCTTCACCCCCCAGCCCAAGATGTCGACCCTTGTGCTCGTACTGGCACCGACCCTGTTCCTGGCTGTGCGATCCCCGCTGCTGTGGATCGCGCTGCCGACTCTGATCTGGCGCGGCGCCTCCAGCAACACGGTTCACTGGGACACCGGGTTCCACTATTCGCTGGTGCTGATGCCGATCGTCTTCGCGGCCTTCGTCGACGCTCTGGTCCGACGCCGCTCCAGCGCGAGCAGTCTGCGCCGCTATCTCGCGGGCTCCGTGGCGATCACCGTCCTGCTGCTGCCGCAGTTTCCGCTGTGGCAGCTGGTCCAGCCGGCCACATGGCGGACCGATCCCCGCATCGCTGTCGCCCACCGTTTGATGGACCGGATCCCTCAGGGCGCCACGGTCCAGGCGTCCAGCCATCTGGTGCCCCAGCTCACCAGCCGCACGAGGGTCAGCCTGTTCGGCTGGTACTCCAGCCGCCCCTTTCCTCAGTGGATCATGGTGGACACCCGGGTGCCCCAGGATCGGCGATGGCCTCTGACGGTCGCAGAGGAGAAATTCAAACTGGACAGCGCCCGCCGCAAGGGATACCGCACCGTGGCTGCCCGGGACGGCTTCGTACTGCTCAAGAGCACGGACGGACCCAAGGCCTCGGGGAGCTGGACCGAATTGAACGGCCTTCCGAATCATGAATAG
- the mqnE gene encoding aminofutalosine synthase MqnE, whose protein sequence is MAASIKDVGLKRELEEKVRSGERLTREDGIALYESDDLAWLGGLAHEVRTRKNGDVVHFNVNRHLNMTNVCTASCAYCSFQRKPGEKDAYTMRIEEAVRLAKSMEAENLTELHIVNGLHPNLPWRYYPRSLSELKKALPNVSLKAFTATEIHHFETISGLSASEILDELIEAGLESLTGGGAEIFDWEVRQHIVDHRTHWEDWSRIHRLAHQKGLKTPCTMLYGHIEEPRHRVDHVLRLRELQDETGGFQVFIPLRYQHDFVDMQDGKVRNRLQARTTMATGAEALKTFAVSRLLFDNVQHVKVFWVMHGVQTAQLALQHGADDMDGSVVEYKITHDADNYGTPNKLTRDDLLDLIRDAGFRPVERNTRYEVIREYPGPDADRRESPQPMRL, encoded by the coding sequence ATGGCTGCATCTATTAAAGACGTGGGGCTCAAGCGCGAGCTGGAGGAGAAGGTCCGTTCCGGGGAGCGGCTGACCCGCGAGGACGGCATCGCCCTCTACGAGTCGGACGACCTGGCATGGCTCGGCGGCCTCGCGCACGAGGTGCGGACGCGCAAGAACGGTGACGTCGTCCACTTCAACGTCAACCGGCACCTCAACATGACCAACGTGTGCACGGCGTCGTGCGCGTACTGCTCCTTCCAGCGCAAGCCGGGCGAGAAGGACGCGTACACCATGCGCATCGAGGAGGCCGTCCGCCTCGCCAAGTCGATGGAGGCGGAGAACCTCACCGAACTGCACATCGTCAACGGGCTCCACCCCAACCTGCCGTGGCGCTACTACCCGCGGTCGCTCAGCGAGCTGAAGAAGGCCCTCCCGAACGTCTCGCTGAAGGCATTCACGGCCACTGAGATCCACCACTTCGAGACGATCTCCGGACTGTCCGCCTCCGAGATCCTCGACGAGCTGATCGAGGCCGGTCTGGAGTCGCTGACCGGCGGCGGCGCCGAGATCTTCGACTGGGAGGTCCGCCAGCACATCGTCGACCACCGCACGCACTGGGAGGACTGGTCGCGCATCCACCGGCTCGCGCACCAGAAGGGTCTCAAGACCCCCTGCACGATGCTGTACGGCCACATCGAGGAGCCCAGGCACCGGGTCGACCACGTACTGCGTCTGCGTGAACTCCAGGACGAGACCGGCGGCTTCCAGGTCTTCATCCCCCTGCGCTACCAGCACGACTTCGTGGACATGCAGGACGGCAAGGTCCGCAACCGCCTTCAGGCGCGTACCACCATGGCGACCGGCGCCGAGGCACTGAAGACCTTCGCGGTCTCGCGGCTGCTGTTCGACAACGTCCAGCACGTGAAGGTCTTCTGGGTGATGCACGGTGTGCAGACCGCTCAGCTGGCGCTGCAGCACGGCGCGGACGACATGGACGGCTCGGTCGTCGAGTACAAGATCACGCACGACGCGGACAACTACGGCACGCCCAACAAGCTGACGCGTGACGACCTGCTCGACCTGATCCGCGACGCGGGTTTCCGCCCGGTGGAGCGGAACACGCGGTACGAGGTCATCCGGGAGTACCCGGGGCCCGACGCGGACCGCCGCGAGTCGCCGCAGCCGATGCGGCTCTGA
- a CDS encoding Lrp/AsnC family transcriptional regulator — protein MDAVDRQLIQALRENGRASYAELGRLVGLSGPSVTDRINRLEAAGVITGYRATVDARSLGLGVTALIGLSLSDAADHEDVARRLKDLAEIEDLWFIAGDDSYMLKVRANDVDGLEKTIRRLSGTRGVSRTRTTIVLSTKWENRVGDLPE, from the coding sequence ATGGACGCGGTGGACAGGCAGCTCATCCAGGCCCTCAGGGAGAACGGCAGAGCTTCGTACGCGGAGCTGGGCCGGCTCGTCGGGCTCTCGGGGCCCTCCGTCACCGATCGCATCAACCGCCTCGAGGCGGCGGGCGTCATCACCGGCTATCGCGCCACCGTCGACGCCAGGTCGCTGGGCCTCGGCGTCACGGCTCTCATCGGCCTCTCGCTCTCGGACGCGGCCGACCACGAGGACGTGGCACGCCGGCTGAAGGACCTGGCGGAGATCGAGGACCTCTGGTTCATCGCGGGCGACGACTCGTACATGCTCAAGGTGCGGGCGAACGACGTGGACGGTCTGGAGAAGACGATCCGCCGGCTCTCCGGTACGAGGGGTGTGTCGCGTACGCGGACGACCATCGTGCTCTCCACGAAGTGGGAGAACCGGGTCGGAGATCTGCCGGAGTAG
- a CDS encoding UbiX family flavin prenyltransferase: protein MKEAKRTPWLVGVSGASGTPYAAAVLRGLLAAGESVDLVVSRASRLTLLDETGIAFRDAHWRDDLREWLARGADGKPGTFRVDVDGVRHWAAGDLAAGPSSGSYPVKGMLIVPASTACVAGVALGLSKDLLQRAASVTLKERRKLVVAVRETPLNGQTLKHLVTLDEAGAVVLPASPAFYAGATHIQDLVDFVAGRVLDAAGVPHRLYRRWEGELGGPRAD, encoded by the coding sequence ATGAAAGAGGCCAAGCGCACCCCCTGGTTGGTGGGTGTCTCCGGCGCGTCCGGGACGCCGTACGCCGCCGCCGTGCTGCGCGGTCTGCTCGCCGCGGGCGAGAGCGTGGACCTGGTGGTCAGCCGAGCCTCACGGCTGACGCTGCTCGACGAGACGGGGATCGCTTTCCGGGACGCGCACTGGCGTGACGATCTGCGGGAGTGGCTGGCGCGCGGGGCGGACGGAAAGCCGGGCACCTTCCGGGTGGACGTCGACGGCGTACGGCACTGGGCGGCCGGGGATCTGGCCGCCGGGCCTTCGTCCGGTTCGTATCCCGTGAAGGGCATGCTCATCGTCCCGGCGTCCACGGCGTGCGTGGCCGGAGTGGCGCTCGGGCTCTCGAAGGATCTGCTGCAGCGGGCCGCGAGCGTGACGCTCAAGGAGCGGCGGAAGCTGGTGGTCGCGGTGCGCGAGACCCCGCTGAACGGGCAGACCCTCAAGCATCTGGTGACACTGGACGAGGCGGGTGCGGTGGTGCTCCCGGCCTCCCCGGCGTTCTACGCGGGGGCGACGCACATCCAGGATCTGGTGGACTTCGTGGCGGGACGGGTGCTGGACGCGGCGGGGGTGCCGCATCGGCTGTACCGCCGCTGGGAGGGGGAGCTGGGTGGCCCTCGTGCGGATTAG
- the mqnP gene encoding menaquinone biosynthesis prenyltransferase MqnP, whose product MSSAAAAVPQPGRTKAFLRLVMIEHSVFALPFAYIASLTAMFQLDRNIHWGRLLLVTLAMVGLRTFAMACNRIIDREIDARNPRTENRELVTGAVSVRSAWTGALIAVVVFLGAAAALNPLCLALAPIAVIPMVVYPYGKRFTNFPHAILGLAQAMGPVGAWIAITGAWSWDAVILGLAVGVWIGGFDLIFACQDVQADRAHGVMSVPARFGVPAALYGARAAHVVTTVLLVWYALVTQAGGFFWTGLLIVGAAFLYEHTIVKPHDLSRLDRAFFTVNGFIGMALFGCALLDLLVRGLTV is encoded by the coding sequence GTGAGCAGCGCTGCCGCAGCAGTCCCGCAACCCGGCAGGACCAAGGCGTTTCTGCGGCTCGTCATGATCGAGCACTCGGTCTTCGCGCTGCCCTTCGCGTACATCGCCTCGCTGACCGCGATGTTCCAGCTCGACAGGAACATCCACTGGGGGCGGCTGCTGCTGGTCACCCTCGCCATGGTCGGGCTGCGGACCTTCGCGATGGCCTGCAACCGGATCATCGACCGCGAGATCGACGCCCGCAATCCGCGCACCGAGAACCGTGAACTGGTGACCGGCGCCGTGTCGGTGCGGTCCGCCTGGACCGGCGCTCTGATCGCCGTCGTCGTCTTCCTGGGAGCGGCGGCCGCGCTCAATCCGCTGTGCCTCGCCCTCGCGCCGATCGCCGTGATCCCGATGGTGGTCTATCCGTACGGCAAGAGGTTCACGAACTTCCCGCATGCCATCCTCGGCCTCGCCCAGGCCATGGGCCCGGTCGGCGCGTGGATCGCCATCACCGGCGCGTGGTCCTGGGACGCGGTGATCCTCGGTCTCGCCGTCGGCGTCTGGATCGGAGGCTTCGACCTGATCTTCGCCTGCCAGGACGTCCAGGCGGACCGCGCGCACGGCGTGATGTCGGTCCCGGCCCGCTTCGGCGTCCCGGCCGCGCTGTACGGGGCCCGGGCCGCGCATGTCGTGACGACCGTCCTCCTGGTCTGGTACGCGCTGGTCACGCAGGCGGGCGGCTTCTTCTGGACGGGCCTGCTGATCGTCGGCGCCGCGTTCCTCTACGAGCACACCATCGTGAAGCCGCACGACCTGTCCCGCCTCGACCGCGCCTTCTTCACCGTCAACGGCTTCATCGGCATGGCCCTCTTCGGCTGCGCACTGCTGGATCTGCTGGTGCGCGGCCTCACCGTGTGA
- a CDS encoding menaquinone biosynthesis decarboxylase, with protein MAYDDLRSLLRALEREGDLKRIKAEVDPYLEVGEIVDRVNKAGGPALLFENVRGSAMPLAMNVFGTDRRLLKALGLKSYSEISDKIGGLLKPELPHGFVGVREAFGKLGTMVHVPPKKVKDAPVQEVVLRGDDVDLDELPALFTWPKDGGSFFNLGLTHTKHPETGVRNLGLYRLQRHDRNTIGMHWQIHKDSRNHYQVAAKRGERLPVAIAFGCPPAVTYASTAPLPGDIDEYLFAGFVAGRRTEMVDCKTVPLQVPANAEVVLEGWLEPGEMLPEGPFGDHTGFYTPQEPFPALTIDCVTMRRRPLLQSIVVGRPPTEDGPLGRATERFFLPLLKIIVPDIVDYHLPESGGFHNCAIVSIDKKYPKHAQKVMHAIWGAHMMSLTKLIVVVDADCDVHDLHEVSWRALGNTDYARDLTVVEGPVDHLDHASYQQFWGGKAGIDATKKLPEEGYVRDGGWPDMVESDPETAAKVDRRWKEYGL; from the coding sequence ATGGCTTACGACGATCTTCGCTCCCTGCTCCGGGCGCTGGAGCGCGAGGGTGACCTCAAGCGCATCAAGGCCGAGGTCGACCCGTATCTGGAGGTCGGGGAGATCGTCGACCGGGTGAACAAGGCGGGCGGCCCGGCGCTCCTCTTCGAGAACGTCCGCGGGTCGGCGATGCCGCTCGCGATGAACGTCTTCGGAACCGACCGCCGGCTGCTCAAGGCCCTCGGCCTGAAGTCCTATTCCGAGATCAGCGACAAGATCGGCGGGCTGCTCAAGCCCGAGCTGCCGCACGGCTTCGTCGGGGTCCGTGAGGCGTTCGGCAAGCTCGGCACGATGGTGCACGTACCGCCGAAGAAGGTGAAGGACGCGCCGGTGCAGGAGGTGGTCCTGCGCGGTGACGACGTCGACCTGGACGAACTGCCCGCACTGTTCACCTGGCCCAAGGACGGCGGCTCCTTCTTCAACCTGGGTCTGACGCACACCAAGCACCCGGAGACGGGCGTGCGCAACCTCGGTCTGTACCGCCTTCAGCGGCACGACCGGAACACCATCGGCATGCACTGGCAGATCCACAAGGACAGCCGCAATCACTACCAGGTGGCGGCCAAGCGCGGTGAACGACTGCCCGTCGCGATCGCCTTCGGCTGCCCGCCCGCGGTGACGTACGCGTCGACCGCGCCGCTGCCCGGTGACATCGACGAGTACCTCTTCGCGGGCTTCGTGGCGGGCAGGCGGACCGAGATGGTCGACTGCAAGACGGTGCCGCTCCAGGTCCCGGCGAACGCCGAAGTGGTCCTGGAAGGCTGGCTGGAGCCGGGCGAGATGCTCCCGGAGGGTCCCTTCGGCGACCACACGGGTTTCTACACACCGCAGGAACCCTTCCCGGCGCTGACCATCGACTGTGTGACCATGCGCCGGCGGCCTCTGCTCCAGTCGATCGTGGTGGGCCGCCCGCCTACGGAGGACGGTCCGCTCGGCCGCGCCACGGAGCGCTTCTTCCTGCCCCTGCTCAAGATCATCGTGCCGGACATCGTGGACTACCACCTGCCCGAGTCGGGCGGCTTCCACAACTGCGCGATCGTCTCGATCGACAAGAAGTACCCGAAGCACGCGCAGAAGGTCATGCACGCGATCTGGGGCGCGCACATGATGTCCCTGACCAAGCTGATCGTCGTGGTCGACGCCGACTGCGACGTGCACGATCTGCACGAGGTCTCCTGGCGCGCGCTCGGCAACACCGACTACGCCCGCGATCTGACCGTCGTGGAAGGCCCGGTCGACCATCTCGACCATGCCTCGTACCAGCAGTTCTGGGGCGGCAAGGCGGGCATCGACGCGACGAAGAAGCTCCCCGAGGAGGGGTACGTCCGGGACGGCGGCTGGCCCGACATGGTCGAGTCCGACCCGGAGACGGCGGCGAAGGTCGACCGCCGGTGGAAGGAGTACGGCCTGTGA
- a CDS encoding PLD nuclease N-terminal domain-containing protein, which yields MLRYLPFLLVLALWIYAFIDCLNTPEQEVKHLPKVVWVIIVLLFGEVLIGPIAWLVAGKGRGVSADGSTPSEWHRNRRTEFVAPDDNPEFLKSLKDEAVPSEDAKDEALLKDWEADLRRREEELKRRENGDDPQQP from the coding sequence ATGCTCCGGTATCTGCCCTTCCTACTGGTTCTGGCGCTGTGGATCTACGCCTTCATCGACTGCCTCAACACCCCCGAGCAGGAGGTCAAGCACCTCCCCAAGGTGGTCTGGGTCATCATCGTGCTGCTCTTCGGCGAGGTCCTGATAGGCCCGATCGCGTGGCTCGTCGCGGGCAAGGGACGCGGGGTGTCCGCCGACGGCAGCACACCGTCCGAATGGCACCGCAACCGCCGCACCGAGTTTGTGGCGCCGGACGACAACCCGGAGTTCCTGAAGTCCCTCAAGGACGAGGCTGTGCCTTCAGAAGATGCGAAGGACGAGGCGCTCCTCAAGGACTGGGAGGCGGACCTGCGCCGCCGCGAGGAGGAGCTCAAGCGCCGTGAGAACGGCGACGATCCCCAGCAGCCCTGA
- a CDS encoding LysR family transcriptional regulator, whose protein sequence is MELRLLVTFEKVATVLSFTQAAAELSYAQSSVTSQIRSLETSLGTELFDRLGSRIRLTEAGERLLPYARRIIELSEEARDAVAGADEPAGAINVGTMESLTSYRLPALLELFHHRYPRVRLSLRPTLGDETRQALRQGVYDIGFLMERETEHAGLESEVLTAEPLVLVCAPNHPLADATGLATIDLADIQLVGTEPGCPYRDLFEKELRERNGAPPPFMEFGTIEATKRGVAGGLGVALLPRMAVREELASGTLLALPWEPPFQLYTQVAWREGKRLPRHVRLFIDETMRLVREQESAGRSEEPNR, encoded by the coding sequence ATGGAACTGCGCCTGCTGGTCACCTTCGAGAAGGTCGCCACTGTCCTCAGCTTCACTCAGGCGGCGGCCGAACTGAGCTACGCCCAGTCCAGCGTCACCAGCCAGATCCGCTCGCTGGAGACCTCTTTGGGCACGGAGCTCTTCGACCGGCTCGGCAGCCGTATCCGGCTCACCGAGGCGGGCGAGCGGCTGCTGCCCTACGCCCGCCGGATCATCGAGCTATCCGAGGAGGCCAGGGACGCCGTCGCCGGCGCCGACGAACCCGCCGGGGCGATCAACGTCGGCACCATGGAGTCGCTGACCTCCTACCGGCTGCCCGCCCTGCTCGAACTGTTCCACCACCGCTATCCTCGGGTGAGGCTGTCGCTGCGCCCGACGCTGGGGGACGAGACCCGCCAGGCGCTGCGCCAGGGCGTGTACGACATCGGCTTTCTGATGGAACGGGAGACCGAGCACGCGGGCCTGGAGAGCGAGGTGCTCACCGCCGAACCACTCGTCCTCGTCTGCGCGCCGAACCACCCGCTCGCCGACGCGACCGGGCTCGCGACCATCGATCTCGCGGACATCCAGCTGGTGGGTACGGAGCCGGGCTGCCCGTACCGCGACCTCTTCGAAAAGGAGCTACGCGAACGCAACGGCGCTCCCCCGCCCTTCATGGAGTTCGGCACGATCGAGGCGACCAAGCGGGGTGTGGCCGGCGGCCTCGGGGTCGCGCTGCTGCCACGCATGGCGGTGCGCGAGGAGCTGGCGTCGGGGACGCTCCTCGCGCTGCCGTGGGAGCCGCCGTTCCAGCTCTACACGCAGGTGGCATGGCGGGAGGGGAAGCGGCTGCCGCGCCATGTGCGGCTGTTCATCGACGAGACGATGCGGCTGGTACGGGAGCAGGAGTCGGCCGGCCGGTCCGAGGAGCCGAACCGGTAA
- a CDS encoding DMT family transporter encodes MNTESKGTLQLTAAMVLSGTLGIFVVESGASAFNVVFFRVLFGALALGGYALARGYFRDHGLTPKKLGLAALGGLFIVFNWVLLFESYENTSISVATVVYHTQPFYVVLLGALLFRERLTAAKAGWIVLAFAGLILVSGVTPGDFTGGDSTYLLGIGQALAAALLYGLSTLVTKRITGVRPHLIALVQVLVGIPLLLPLADFGAMSGTGADWGWLIGLGLIHTGLMYVLMYAAYQQLPTAKIAVLAFTYPAVAMVADWAVYGHHIGLVQALGVPLIVLASLKVSLAKPARTVTGSAPRTGRPTPAPVPAASSRR; translated from the coding sequence ATGAACACAGAGAGCAAGGGCACCCTGCAACTGACCGCGGCCATGGTCCTGTCCGGCACCCTCGGAATCTTCGTCGTCGAGTCCGGCGCCTCCGCCTTCAACGTCGTCTTCTTTCGCGTACTGTTCGGCGCGCTCGCCCTTGGGGGCTACGCACTGGCCCGCGGCTACTTCCGTGACCACGGCCTCACCCCGAAGAAGCTCGGACTGGCCGCGCTCGGTGGGCTGTTCATCGTCTTCAACTGGGTGTTGCTCTTCGAGTCGTACGAGAACACGTCGATCTCCGTGGCGACCGTCGTCTACCACACGCAGCCCTTCTACGTGGTGCTGCTGGGCGCCCTGCTCTTCCGTGAGCGCCTCACCGCGGCGAAGGCCGGCTGGATCGTCCTCGCCTTCGCGGGGCTGATCCTCGTCTCCGGTGTCACGCCGGGCGACTTCACGGGCGGCGACAGCACCTATCTGCTCGGCATCGGCCAGGCGCTCGCCGCCGCGCTCCTCTACGGCCTGTCGACCCTCGTCACCAAGCGCATCACGGGGGTACGCCCGCACCTGATAGCACTCGTCCAGGTCCTCGTCGGCATCCCGCTGCTGCTGCCCCTCGCCGACTTCGGCGCCATGAGCGGGACCGGCGCCGACTGGGGCTGGCTGATCGGCCTCGGTCTCATCCACACCGGCCTGATGTACGTCCTGATGTACGCCGCGTACCAGCAGCTGCCCACCGCGAAGATCGCCGTGCTCGCCTTCACCTACCCGGCCGTCGCGATGGTCGCCGACTGGGCGGTGTACGGGCACCACATCGGCCTCGTCCAGGCGCTCGGCGTCCCGCTGATCGTGCTCGCCAGCCTGAAGGTCAGCCTCGCCAAGCCGGCCCGCACGGTTACCGGTTCGGCTCCTCGGACCGGCCGGCCGACTCCTGCTCCCGTACCAGCCGCATCGTCTCGTCGATGA